One region of Manis pentadactyla isolate mManPen7 chromosome 9, mManPen7.hap1, whole genome shotgun sequence genomic DNA includes:
- the LOC118915720 gene encoding mitochondrial import inner membrane translocase subunit Tim9-like, translating to MAAQVPESDQIKQFKEFLGTYNKLTETCFLDCVKDFTTREVKPEETICSEHCLEKYLKMTQRISMRFQEYHIQQNEALAAKAGLLGQPR from the coding sequence ATGGCTGCACAAGTACCAGAATCTGATCAGATAAAACAGTTTAAGGAATTTCTTGGAACCTACAATAAACTTACAGAAACCTGCTTTTTGGACTGTGTTAAAGACTTCACAACAAGAGAAGTGAAACCTGAAGAGACCATCTGTTCAGAACATTGcttagagaaatatttaaaaatgacacaaaGAATATCTATGAGATTCCAGGAATATCATATTCAGCAGAATGAAGCCCTAGCAGCCAAAGCAGGACTCCTTGGCCAACCACGATAA